Part of the Panthera uncia isolate 11264 chromosome F2, Puncia_PCG_1.0, whole genome shotgun sequence genome, CGTCTCTTCGTGCATTTTACAGTACGAAGAGCCAGCAACGTAATACGCTGTCAGAGCTGCTCGTGTGAATCTCTTTCTCCTAAAGAGGACCCACCCGCTTTAGACGCAGAAGGACTTCTTGGAATACCGGGCACAGAGAAAAGAGCCCGGAACTAAACACAGGACTGGAGCAAGACGCCACCGCCAGATGGCACTGCTTTAACAGGCCGAGCGTGAACGCCAGGGCGCGGGAGCTCGCGGGGAGCGCGGGGCCGCGGGACTTTGCGGGGGTCAAGCCGGCCGTCGGGCCCGGCGGGGCCTGCGAGCGCGGCAGCCCCCGGTATTTAGCGCGGCCGGCGGCTCCAACGTGCGTCAGGACTCCTCGTCTCCCGTCTGCTGTGCCCCGCGGTCCCTGCGGCTTGAAGCTCCAGCCGCGACGCCGAGCCTCGACCCCTAGGGCCGACTGGGCCCCGGGAACCCGGGGGAGAAGGGCCAAATTGGGCCCCGGGTTTCCGGAAACGTGcgaagcccccctccccccccccgcgcccTCCTTGGCGCTCGTGGCGCGGACCGGGGTCCCCAGGGCCGGAGCCGTGTCTGGAGAACGCCCCAGCACTCTGTCCTCGGTCCCGCAGTCGCCCTCCCCCAGCTTGCGCTCCCTCTGACGACGGGAACCGGCCGGGGACGCGCGCGCCGCAGCCAAGTCCTGGTTTTGATTTCACTGCCGCTCCGAAGAGCAAAGAGGCTCCAAACCCAAcaaacaggaaggagagaaggagccGGGGTGCGGGCAGAGGGAGGGCCATTCCCAGCAGAGGCGCTCGGGCCGGGCCGCGGACGGGGAGGAAGTGgcgccccttcccctcccgcgCGGGccggggcgtgggggtgggggtgggggcagcgagAGGACAGCGGCcgggggcgggaggcgggggggcggggggggggctcgggGGCGGCTCCGGGGCCGGGCGGGGTGCTCGGGGCGGGGTCTCCCCGggcgccgccgcccgccgcccccctccccctccccctccccctccccgcggCCCCGGGGCGCCCCCGCGGTTCTGGAGCCGGGGCGGGGCGTGCGCGTCAGCTCGAGCTAGAAAAGGCGGCGGGGCCCGGCCCAGCGAGGTGACAGCCGCGCTCGGACACGGAGGCCGGCCCGACGCCGCCATGAGCGCCGCGCTCTTCAGCCTGGACGGCCCGGCGCGCGGCGCGCCCTGGCCCGCGGAGCCCGCGCCCTTTTACGAGCCGGGCCGGGCGGGCAAGCCAGGCCGCGGGAGCGAGCCGGGGAGCCTGGCCGAGCCGGGCGCCGTAGCCCCCGCCATGTACGACGACGAGAGCGCCATCGACTTCAGCGCCTACATCGACTCCATGGCCGCCGTGCCCACCCTAGAGCTGTGCCACGACGAGCTCTTCGCCGACCTCTTCAACAGCAACCACAAGGCGGGCGCGGCGGGCGCCGCCGCGGGAGCCCTGGAGCTGCTGCCCGGCGGCCTCGCGCGCCCCCACGGCCCGGGCACCGCCGCCCCGCGTCCGCTCAAGCGCGNNNNNNNNNNNNNNNNNNNNNNNNNNNNNNNNNNNNNNNNNNNNNNNNNNNNNNNNNNNNNNNNNNNNNNNNNNNNNNNNNNNNNNNNNNNNNNNNNNNNNNNNNNNNNNNNNNNNNNNNNNNNNNNNNNNNNNNNNNNNNNNNNNNNNNNNNNNNNNNNNNNNNNNNNNNNNNNNNNNNNNNNNNNNNNNNNNNNNNNNNNNNNNNNNNNNNNNNNNNNNNNNNNNNNNNNNNNNNNNNNNNNNNNNNNNNNNNNNNNNNNNNNNNNNNNNNNNNNNNNNNNNNNNNNNNNNNNNNNNNNNNNNNNNNNNNNNNNNNNNNNNNNNNNNNNNNNNNNNNNNNNNNNNNNNNNNNNNNNNNNNNNNNNNNNNNNNNNNNNNNNNNNNNNNNNNNNNNNNNNCTGCTGCCGGCGCAGGTGGCCGCGTGCGCGCAGACGGTGGTGAGCCTGGCGGCCGCGGCGCAGCCCACGCCGCCCACGTCGCCCGAGCCGCCGCGCGGCAGCCCCGGGCCGAGCCCCGCCCCGGGCCCGGCGCGGGAGAAGAGCGCGGGCAAGAGGGGCCCGGACCGCGGCAGCCCGGAGTACCGGCAGCGGCGCGAGCGCAACAACATCGCCGTGCGCAAGAGCCGCGACAAGGCCAAGCGGCGCAACCAGGAGATGCAGCAGAAGCTGGTGGAGCTGTCGGCCGAAAACGAGAAACTGCACCAGCGCGTGGAGCAGCTCACGCGGGACCTGGCCGGCCTCCGGCAGTTCTTCAAGCAGCTGCCCAGCCCGCCCTTCCTGCCGGCCGCCGGGGCCGCCGACTGCCGGTAACGCGCGgtccgggggagggggcgggagagaCTCACCAACGACCGATACCTCAGACCCGACGGGCCCGGGAGCGGAGCGCGCCCCGCCCGGACGCCGCGAGAGCCGCTGGGCGCCGGCCGCAGTGTCTTTGGGACGCGCCCACGGAGGAGCCTACGGCCTGGACTGAACCACCACTGAACTTCGAGAGAAGCTATGCGTGTTTCTTTCCccttaagttatttttataatggtAGCTTTTCTACATCTTACTCCTGTCGATGCAGCTAAggtacatttgtaaaaaaaaaaaaaaaaaaaaaaaaggaaacaaacttttcAGACAAACCCTTTGTATTGTAGATAAGAGGAAAAGACTGAGCATGCtcacttttttatattaatttttacagCATTTGTAAGaataaagaagcatttaaaaCCACCCCCGATTCCCGTATTCACAGTGACTCCTGAATGCTGGTGGCCCCAGGACCTCGCTG contains:
- the CEBPD gene encoding CCAAT/enhancer-binding protein delta codes for the protein MSAALFSLDGPARGAPWPAEPAPFYEPGRAGKPGRGSEPGSLAEPGAVAPAMYDDESAIDFSAYIDSMAAVPTLELCHDELFADLFNSNHKAGAAGAAAGALELLPGGLARPHGPGTAAPRPLKRXXXXXXXXXXXXLLPAQVAACAQTVVSLAAAAQPTPPTSPEPPRGSPGPSPAPGPAREKSAGKRGPDRGSPEYRQRRERNNIAVRKSRDKAKRRNQEMQQKLVELSAENEKLHQRVEQLTRDLAGLRQFFKQLPSPPFLPAAGAADCR